The genomic region GGCCTTGCACGTTAAATGTCAAGGTTAAAATGAGCACCCATTTCCTTGCATTATAAAATTCTATAATACTAATTATAAGTTGTAAAAAATGATAATATTTTAATCATTATCATTCTATATATTAATTTTATTATTTCAAAAATTTTTTTAATTGATATTCTATATCTTCTATTACTATTATATTATCTGAAATTTTACATTCAAATAAATCATCTTTTGTTTTTACTATTATTCCGTATGCAAAATTTTTATTTTTCATTGATTTTATTAAATTACTTTCACATTCTAACATTGTTTCATTTTCTTTTTGTATTTTTATTCCTATCAATTTATCATTAATTTTCTTTTTTAAAATTGCATCTAACCCCTTATTTCTTTGTACTATATTACAATCAAAATTAGACAATATCATTTTTTCTCTTTCATTCTTTTCATCATAATCTTTTATACCCTTTGCTAATAATTGAGATTCTGTTTTTATTGGATTTTCTAATCTTTTTTCAGCTATTTTTATTGCATCTTCATTTATATCAAAACCTATAAATTTTCTATTCATAATTTTAGCCGCTACTACGGTTGTTCCACTTCCTAAAAAAGGATCTAAAACAAAGTCATTTTCATCTGTTGATATTTCTATTATTCTTTCTAATAAATGAATAGGTTTTTGAGTTGGATATCCTGTTCTTTCCTTAGCTTTTGGATTTAAAAATGGTATTTCCCAGACATCTCCTAGTGGAACTCCTTTTTTTTCTGTTGAATATACAATTTCTCCTTTATCATTTATTTTATATTTTGATTTTCCATTTTCGCCTTTTTCTCTATCTTGTAATATTTGATCAATATTTGTAGTATATGAATAATTTTTATATATTATATTAAATTTAAAATTATTAGTTTTAGTAAAATGATATATATTTTGATGTGAATCTAATAACCCTTTTTTTGAATTACTCCATCTTTTATATGTCCATATTATTTCACTTCTAAAATTTTCTACTCCAAATATCTCTTCTAAAATTATTCTTATTCTATGATTTGCAATTTTATCACAATGAACAAATATATTCCCTGTATTTTTCAATATTCTTTTCATTTCATTTAATCTTAATTTTAAATACTCAATATATTCTGTAATATTTTCCCATTTATCAGAAAAACTATATTCTATTCCTTCTTTACTTGTTAATTTTTGATTTTGTTGTGTAAAAAATGGTGGATCCAAATATATCAAATCTATTGAATTATCTTTAATTTTTTTCATTCCTTCTAAACAATCATAAAGATATATTTTATTTGTTTCCATATACTTCCTTTTCACATGCTATTCTTTTTAGAATTTCAAGCAAATCTACTCCTGTCATTTTTTTTATATAATCCCAAGACTTATCTCCATAATAATATTCTCCTCCAATTCCATTATATAATGTCTCTAATGTTTGTTGTATATTTTGTGCTTGTTTCCTGTTTGGATAATAAAACATTA from Pseudostreptobacillus hongkongensis harbors:
- a CDS encoding DNA-methyltransferase, with product METNKIYLYDCLEGMKKIKDNSIDLIYLDPPFFTQQNQKLTSKEGIEYSFSDKWENITEYIEYLKLRLNEMKRILKNTGNIFVHCDKIANHRIRIILEEIFGVENFRSEIIWTYKRWSNSKKGLLDSHQNIYHFTKTNNFKFNIIYKNYSYTTNIDQILQDREKGENGKSKYKINDKGEIVYSTEKKGVPLGDVWEIPFLNPKAKERTGYPTQKPIHLLERIIEISTDENDFVLDPFLGSGTTVVAAKIMNRKFIGFDINEDAIKIAEKRLENPIKTESQLLAKGIKDYDEKNEREKMILSNFDCNIVQRNKGLDAILKKKINDKLIGIKIQKENETMLECESNLIKSMKNKNFAYGIIVKTKDDLFECKISDNIIVIEDIEYQLKKFLK